A stretch of the Xiphophorus couchianus chromosome 15, X_couchianus-1.0, whole genome shotgun sequence genome encodes the following:
- the LOC114158333 gene encoding methylmalonate-semialdehyde dehydrogenase [acylating], mitochondrial-like, with product MAALVLRSLLNNKAPLQLGRMCYSSSSVPTTKLFIDGKFVESNSSEWLDIHNPATNEVVGRVPKATQAEMVAAVDSCSRAFRSWSETSVLSRQQIFLRYQQLIKDNIKELAKLITLEQGKTLADAEGDVFRGLQVVEHACSITSLMLGETLPSITKDMDTYTYRLPLGVCAGVAPFNFPAMIPLWMFPVGMVCGNTYLMKPSERVPGCTMLLAKLLQDAGAPDGTLNIIHGQHAAVNFICDHPAIKAISFVGSNQAGEYIYERGSKNGKRVQSNMGAKNHGVVMPDANKENTINQLVGAAFGAAGQRCMALSTAIFVGESRDWLPELVERSRSLHVNAGDQPGADVGPLISPEARAKVEYLIQSGVDEGAKLLLDGRNVHVKGYENGNFVGPTILSNVKPDMKCYKEEIFGPVLIILEADSLDEAISLINRNPYGNGTAIFTTNGATARKYTHEVDVGQVGVNVPIPVPLPMFSFTGSRSSFRGDTNFYGKQGIQFFTQIKTVTSQWKAEDATVTSPAVTMPTMGR from the exons CCGACGACCAAACTCTTCATCGATGGCAAGTTTGTTGAGTCCAACTCTTCTGAGTGGCTGGACATCCACAACCCT GCCACTAACGAAGTGGTGGGACGCGTTCCCAAAGCCACTCAGGCGGAGATGGTGGCCGCCGTGGATTCCTGCTCCAGAGCTTTCCGCTCGTGGTCCGAGACGTCCGTCCTCAGCAGGCAGCAGATCTTCCTGCGCTACCAGCAGCTTATCAAGGACAACATT aaagaacTGGCAAAGCTAATCACCTTGGAGCAGGGCAAAACGCTTGCCGACGCAGAGGGAGACGTGTTCAGAGGACTCC AGGTGGTAGAGCACGCCTGCAGCATCACCTCCCTCATGCTGGGCGAAACCCTCCCCTCCATCACCAAGGACATGGACACGTACACGTACCGCCTGCCCCTCGGCGTCTGCGCCGGCGTCGCCCCCTTCAACTTCCCCGCCATGATTCCTCTGTGGATGTTCCCCGTCGGGATGGTGTGCGGCAACACGTACTTGATGAAGCCGTCCGAGCGCGTCCCAGGATGCACCATGCTCCTGGCCAAGCTGCTGCAGGACGCGGGCGCACCAGATGGCACCTTGAACATCATCCATGGGCAGCATGCAG ctgTGAATTTCATCTGTGACCATCCGGCCATCAAAGCCATCAGCTTTGTGGGATCCAACCAAGCAGGAGAGTACATCTACGAGCGCGGCTCCAAGAACGGAAAGAGGGTTCAGTCCAACATG GGTGCCAAGAACCACGGTGTGGTGATGCCTGACGCCAACAAAGAGAACACCATCAACCAGCTGGTGGGGGCCGCTTTCGGAGCAGCCGGCCAGCGATGCATGGCTCTCTCCACTGCTATCTTCGTTGGGGAGTCTCGTGACTGGCTCCCAGAGCTGGTGGAGCGCTCCAGATCGCTGCACGTAAACGCAG GCGATCAGCCCGGGGCCGACGTGGGGCCCCTGATCTCCCCTGAAGCCAGAGCCAAGGTGGAGTATTTGATCCAGAGCGGCGTGGATGAAGGCGctaagctgctgctggacggGAGGAATGTCCACGTCAAAGGATACGAGAACGGAAACTTTGTCGGACCCACCATCCTGAGCAACGTAAAG CCGGACATGAAATGCTACAAGGAGGAGATCTTTGGGCCGGTGCTCATAATCCTGGAAGCCGACAGCTTGGACGAAGCCATATCTCTGATCAACAGAAACCCTTATGGCAACGGCACGGCCATCTTTACCACCAACGGTGCCACGGCGCGCAAATACACACACGAGGTGGATGTGGGCcag GTTGGGGTGAACGTACCTATTCCCGTCCCTCTGCCCATGTTCTCCTTCACCGGCTCTAGAAGTTCCTTCAGAGGAGACACAAACTTCTACGGCAAGCAG GGCATTCAGTTCTTCACTCAGATCAAGACTGTGACGTCTCAGTGGAAGGCAGAGGACGCCACGGTAACGAGCCCGGCTGTCACCATGCCGACCATGGGACGCTAA